A single Blastococcus colisei DNA region contains:
- a CDS encoding alpha-ketoacid dehydrogenase subunit beta, with protein MSELKYWQAVNNALREELERDELVHIFGEDVGAAGGPYGATRGLQDKFGEWRVRDTPISEAIIGGMAVGSAMSGLRPVAEIMYFDFITLAMDALVNQAAKMSYMSSGSYSVPMTLRTLCGAQRGNGPQHSQSLESWLVSVPGLKVVWGATPADARGLLKSAIRDDDPVVVIESMSQWGVRGEVPDDPDHLVPIGEALVRREGSDVTLVCWGGTVARAMAAAELLEADGIDAEVLDLRTLSPLDKPRLLASLAKTGHLAVIQDAHGPCSVGSEVIRVAATEGFGSLRAGAALLSPPFAPAPFPPGLEADYYNDANQLVATVRQMLDRETA; from the coding sequence ATGAGCGAGCTGAAGTACTGGCAGGCAGTGAACAACGCGCTGCGCGAGGAGCTGGAACGCGACGAGCTCGTGCACATCTTCGGCGAGGACGTCGGCGCTGCCGGGGGGCCCTACGGGGCGACACGGGGACTGCAGGACAAGTTCGGCGAATGGCGCGTCCGGGACACGCCCATCAGCGAGGCGATCATCGGCGGCATGGCGGTGGGGTCGGCGATGTCCGGCCTGCGTCCGGTTGCCGAGATCATGTACTTCGACTTCATCACGCTCGCCATGGATGCCCTGGTCAACCAGGCCGCGAAGATGTCGTACATGTCCTCGGGCAGCTACAGCGTCCCGATGACTCTCCGGACGCTGTGCGGGGCACAGCGGGGCAACGGGCCGCAGCACTCGCAGAGCCTCGAGAGCTGGCTGGTGTCGGTCCCGGGGTTGAAGGTCGTCTGGGGGGCCACGCCGGCGGATGCCCGTGGCCTGCTGAAGTCGGCGATCCGTGACGACGACCCCGTCGTGGTGATCGAGAGCATGAGCCAGTGGGGTGTCCGGGGCGAGGTGCCGGACGACCCGGACCATCTGGTGCCGATCGGCGAAGCACTGGTCCGTCGTGAAGGCAGCGACGTCACCCTGGTGTGCTGGGGCGGAACCGTGGCGAGGGCCATGGCTGCCGCGGAGCTACTGGAGGCCGACGGCATCGACGCCGAGGTCCTGGACCTGCGGACGCTCAGTCCTCTGGACAAGCCGCGGCTGCTCGCCTCGCTGGCCAAGACGGGGCACCTGGCGGTCATCCAGGACGCGCACGGGCCCTGCAGCGTCGGCTCGGAGGTCATCCGGGTCGCCGCGACCGAGGGGTTCGGCTCGTTGCGGGCCGGGGCGGCACTCCTGAGCCCGCCGTTCGCGCCGGCCCCTTTCCCGCCCGGCCTCGAGGCGGACTACTACAACGACGCCAACCAGCTGGTCGCCACCGTGCGCCAGATGCTCGACAGGGAGACGGCCTGA
- a CDS encoding thiamine pyrophosphate-dependent dehydrogenase E1 component subunit alpha: protein MSTPATASAVRHDGETVRRLYRTMALIRQFETTASRLMASGKLPGSVHLSIGQEGVAAGICDALEPDDFITSTHRGHGHCIAKGGGMEPMMAELFGRSGGYCGGRSGSMHIADPKLGILGANAIVGAGIPIAVGGAFSARARGTTQVAVAFFGEGAVAEGAFHESMNIAALWKLPVIFVCENNGYAELSPVSVHLSAQDVVDFAAPYRMAGVQVDGNDVLAVRATAEEAVARARAGEGPTLIECRTYRWHGHFEGDPQRYREKSEVAAWREKDPLVRLMAEVSDDSALAADLEAATAEARELVDAAVRWAEADAHPETSAILADVYRDPTGFEAADVATERAR, encoded by the coding sequence GTGAGCACACCTGCGACCGCATCTGCCGTACGCCACGACGGCGAGACCGTCCGGCGGCTCTACCGCACCATGGCACTGATCCGGCAGTTCGAGACCACGGCGTCGCGACTGATGGCCTCGGGAAAGCTCCCTGGATCGGTTCACCTGTCGATCGGCCAGGAGGGCGTGGCCGCCGGCATCTGTGACGCCTTGGAGCCCGACGACTTCATCACCTCCACGCACCGGGGGCACGGGCACTGCATCGCCAAGGGCGGCGGCATGGAGCCGATGATGGCCGAGCTCTTCGGCCGCAGCGGCGGGTACTGCGGCGGCCGCTCCGGTTCCATGCACATCGCTGATCCCAAGCTCGGCATCCTCGGGGCCAACGCGATCGTGGGAGCAGGCATCCCCATCGCTGTCGGGGGGGCCTTCTCCGCTCGGGCCCGGGGCACGACCCAGGTCGCGGTCGCCTTCTTCGGGGAGGGCGCAGTGGCCGAGGGCGCCTTCCACGAATCGATGAACATCGCGGCGCTGTGGAAGCTGCCGGTGATCTTCGTCTGCGAGAACAACGGTTACGCGGAGCTCAGCCCGGTGTCGGTCCATCTGTCGGCGCAGGACGTCGTCGACTTCGCGGCGCCGTACCGGATGGCCGGGGTGCAGGTGGACGGCAACGACGTCCTGGCCGTCCGTGCCACGGCCGAGGAGGCCGTCGCCCGGGCCCGCGCCGGTGAGGGTCCCACCCTGATCGAGTGCAGGACCTATCGCTGGCACGGACATTTCGAGGGGGACCCGCAGCGGTACCGGGAGAAGTCCGAGGTGGCCGCGTGGCGGGAGAAGGACCCCCTGGTGCGGCTGATGGCCGAGGTGTCCGACGACAGCGCGCTGGCCGCCGATCTGGAGGCGGCGACAGCGGAGGCGCGGGAACTCGTCGACGCCGCGGTGCGCTGGGCCGAGGCCGACGCGCACCCCGAGACGTCGGCGATCCTCGCCGACGTCTACCGCGACCCGACCGGTTTCGAGGCAGCCGACGTCGCGACGGAGCGAGCGCGATGA
- a CDS encoding MaoC family dehydratase N-terminal domain-containing protein yields the protein MATQTTPPRFADITVGQAIPALVKRPTGLQLFRYSAVTWNAHLIHYDDAYARSEGYPAVLVQSHLHGAFLIQAALDWAGPGARLRRFRWENRHLAVPGDVLTCDGRVTATRTEDGFGVVECELFEHNQDGKLCAPGWAVIGFPLTQGESA from the coding sequence ATGGCGACCCAGACCACGCCCCCCCGATTCGCCGACATCACCGTCGGCCAGGCCATCCCCGCGCTGGTGAAGCGGCCGACCGGCCTCCAACTCTTCCGCTACAGCGCCGTCACCTGGAACGCCCACCTCATCCACTACGACGACGCCTATGCCCGGAGCGAGGGCTATCCGGCCGTCCTCGTCCAGTCCCATCTGCACGGGGCCTTCCTGATCCAGGCGGCCCTCGACTGGGCCGGCCCCGGGGCGCGGCTGCGCCGCTTCCGGTGGGAGAACCGGCATCTCGCCGTCCCGGGCGACGTGCTGACGTGCGACGGGCGGGTCACCGCCACGCGTACCGAGGACGGGTTCGGCGTCGTCGAGTGCGAGCTGTTCGAGCACAACCAGGACGGGAAACTCTGCGCGCCCGGATGGGCCGTCATCGGGTTTCCCCTGACGCAGGGAGAGTCCGCGTGA
- a CDS encoding FAS1-like dehydratase domain-containing protein, producing MSGDLFEQTYERAKAVVGQVHQLPLGRMSKKEFQRFAYACGDVSPRYVDDDAARAEGFPEAVAPPLFLSGVMGWEPGPAEEDLRPDGTGKSETVGLPLEGLRLMGAGQDIELHHDVVDGMDIVAHISLDGVDLKQGRSGTLLLVRVLRRYVDGEGREVLTCRESFIAR from the coding sequence ATGAGCGGCGACCTCTTCGAGCAGACGTACGAGCGCGCCAAGGCGGTCGTCGGTCAGGTGCACCAGCTGCCGCTGGGGCGGATGTCGAAGAAGGAGTTCCAGCGGTTCGCGTACGCCTGCGGGGACGTCAGCCCGCGCTACGTGGACGACGACGCTGCGCGCGCCGAGGGTTTCCCCGAGGCCGTGGCACCCCCGCTGTTCCTGTCCGGGGTCATGGGATGGGAGCCCGGGCCGGCCGAGGAGGACCTTCGGCCGGACGGGACCGGCAAGAGCGAGACCGTCGGGTTGCCGCTCGAGGGGCTGCGGCTGATGGGCGCCGGCCAGGACATCGAGCTGCATCACGACGTGGTCGACGGCATGGACATCGTCGCCCACATCAGCCTGGACGGCGTCGACCTGAAGCAGGGCCGCAGCGGGACGTTGCTCCTGGTGCGGGTCCTCCGGCGCTACGTCGACGGTGAGGGCCGAGAGGTCCTCACCTGCCGCGAGTCGTTCATCGCCCGATGA